Genomic window (Chlamydiota bacterium):
TATATCGATACATTTTTTATGTCGAGCGACTTTAGCTGAAATTGATTTTTTGGCATATGCACTTGATTCCCGTCGATGCAAGCACTATGGAAAAATTTGTAGTCGCCCCATTTATGGGGCCGTCATGGGACTGCCCGATAAATCGGGCGACTACAAAATCTTAACTGGGGGAATCAAGTGCATATGCCAATTGATTTTCTTGAATCCAAAACCTTTCAAGAGGGTACCTTTCTTCTGATCTTTGGAAAAAAGCTTCTTGAACTGTTTCTCAAAATGGTTGGGAGGAGAATTTTTTACCTGTTTTGGATCATCATCAGGTAGAATGGCTTGATGGTTAGAAAAGGCCTATCAGGAAGATTGGATTCTTCACGGGTACCATGATCCTGAAATGCCCTTTGGAAAAGTCAATAAAGAAGGGGAGAATTTTGTAGGAGACCTCCGAAAGTGAGGAATTGTATGCCCTATCCCATTCATCGATTGAGACGATTGCGTCAAAATAAAATTTTACGAAGCTCCATTGATCAGGTCTTGAAAGAAATTAAAGAAGCCGTTTCCTTAGGAATCCCTGCGTTTCTTTTATTTGGAATTCCAACTTCAAAGAATGCTCAAGGAACTGAAGCCTATGGCTCTGGCGGCATTGTTCAAAAGGCCGTTCGTGCCATCAAAAAAGAATTCCCTGAAATTTTGGTTATCACAGATGTTTGTCTTTGTGAATACATGGATCACGGGCATTGTGGAACCTTAAAAGATCAAAATTCAAAATTCAAAATTCAAAATTTGAAAGAGGTAATTATTGATAACGACTTAACGCTTAAATTGCTACAAAAGACAGCTCTTTCTCACGTAGAATCAGGTGCGGACATCGTTGCCCCCAGTGGCATGATGGACGGAATGGTTCAATCTATTCGCATGGCTTTGGATCAAAAGGGCTTTCAAGATACCCCTATTCTTTCTTACGCAGCCAAATTTGCTTCGGGCTTTTATGGCCCTTTCCGAGATGCAGCTGAATCCCCTCCTCAATTTGGAGATCGCAAGAGTTATCAAATGCCTTTCTCAAACCGTGAAGAAGCATTAAGGGAGATTGCGCTTGATATTGAGGAAGGAGCAGATATGGTCATGGTAAAACCCGCTTTGGCCTACTTAGATATTATTCGAGATATTCGCGAGAAATTTCATATTCCTGTGGCGGCTTATCATGTGAGTGGAGAATATTCAATGGTGAAGGCGGCCCATGAAAAGGGTTGGCTTTCTGAAAAAGAAATAGTTCTAGAAATTCTCACGGCCTCTCGCAGGGCAGGGGCTCATATCCTCATTACTTATTGGGCCAAAGACGTAGCAAAGTGGTTTAAAGCCAGGTAACAAGAATAAATTTTTTGTAATCGTTTAACCTGCATTTCTCATCACATTTCTGCTGCTCTTCTCCGATTCCGCCTCGTCTCTGGGTGCAGACTCGGTCGGCCACGCTCAACATACTGTAAAGTATGCCTCACATGGCCTCGGTCGTCAACCTCCCCTCCAAAGCAGAATCAGGCGTTCCTCGCCGACGAAATCTGATGAGAAATGCGGACTAACCCCTCCCATCAAGGGAGGGGAATTGTTTGGTTTTCGCACCCGCCTGAAGGAATTGTTAAATAAGGCTTGAATATTTCCCAGAAGTAGGGTATCCTTACAAATGGGAGGTTGTGCATATGATTTTTGCCAAGATTTCAAGTAAGAATCAACTCACGTTGCCCAAAGATATTGTTCGATCCTTAGGTTTGAGAAGAGGGGATCTTCTCTCAGTGAGAAGACTGGATAATAAAATTATTCTTGTCCCTCAGTCTTTCGAAGATAAATATCCGGAGGATCTCTTGGAGCGCCTTGAGAAAAAGTTGAGCAAAGGCCTTTTACCAAAGGAAAAGAAATTTTCGAGCAAGAGAGACCTTTTGGAAGATTTAGACAAGTGATAAATGAGCAGATTCGAACTTACCTACACGTCTCATTTTAAGGCCATTTTCAAGAAACTTTTCCCCTCGGAACAGGAAAAAGTCAAGGAAGCCATTTCAGATATCCTTTCCTATAAAACCACAGGGGAAGCTCCCTATGGTCTGCGTATCAAACGCTTGAGACCTAAGATATTTGAAGCTCGCGTAGATCTTTATATCCGAATCGTTTTCTTTGCGCAAGGAAATATGATTCGCATGATAGCGTTAGGCAATCATGATGATATTTTAAGAACTCTCAGACAAATTGACCGAATCGATTTTTAGACCTTCTTCCGCCTCTTCATCTACTGTTTTCGCCCTCACCTCAATCGACCCCCCCTCTGGCGTAAACTTCACCGCATTGTAAACCAGGTTCATGATCACCTTCTCAATCTGGTCTCGGTCGAATTCGCCCTGAAGAGATTCTTCACATTCAAAAGAAAGCTTCAGATTCTTTTGCTCGGCTAGGGCCGACATAGAGTCTTCGATCTCTCTAAAGAAATCCCTCACATTCACCTGGCTCAAACGAAGCTCCAGTTTGCCCGCGTCAATTTTTATTAAGTCTAAAAGCTGATTCATCAGCTTCAAAAGCCGAAGGGCATTGTTGCGAACCACATTTAAGTTCTTGGTTTGATGGGGCTCTAGATGACCCTCTTTATCTTTGAGCATCATTTCCACAGGCGCCAGAATCAGTGTCAGAGGCGTACGAAGCTCATGAGAAATATTGCCAAAGAACTGGGTCTTGAGGCGATCGAGCTCTTGGAGTTTGAGATAAGAATCTTCTAAATCTTTTTTTGCTGAGATCAAAGCCTGATTAGAACTCTCAAGTGCCTGATTTGATTTTTCCATATCTGTCTTTGCCAAAAATTCTCTCCAGTGGTATTGGTGTCCCACGTGAGAGGCCACTAAAGTGATGAGCATCGTTGAGAGCAGAAAGAAATTATTATTGATGAAAAGGGGAAAATTTGTAATGTGATCAAAGATCAAAATGGGGATCAAATAAAAAGCGTACACAATCAGAACAGCGTAAAGTGTGTCTTTCATTTTCCAGGGGAGAAGAAGTCCCATCACGAGCAGCACAAGATTGAGTCCCGCATAATAGCTGCTCTCATAGCCGCCCAAAAATCGGATCATGATAGAGATCATGAGCCCTATAATCGTCACGATCAGTATTCCGGCTTCTCTTGAAAAACGCTTAAAGAATTTCAAGTAAGAGCTTGCGAAAATAAGAAGAATGATTGAGCAGGTGACTAATCTTAAAATCATGAAAAATTTAAAGTGCTCGGGTGTCGTGACAAGATCTAAAAATCCGAAAAGAGGAACCAAAGTGGTTGCAATGAAGACATAAACACGAATGCGCTTAACCAATAACTCTCGGGTTTCTACTTTGAATCTTTCTTGGATAGGGGTTGGGATAGAATTCATGAATTCGTTTCCGTGTTTTCTCTCTTTACCGTTTTCGCCCTTACCTCAATCGACCCGCCCTCCGGCGTAAACTTCACCGCATTGTAAATCAGGTTCATGACCACCTTCTCAATCTGGTCTCGGTCGAATTCTGATTGAAGGGATTCCTCGCACTCGAAAGAAAGCTTCAGATTCTTTTGCTCGGCTAGAGAAGACATAGAATCCTCAATCTCTCTCAAGAAATCCCTCACCTTCACCTGACTCAAACGAAGCTCCAGTTTCCCTGCATCAATTTTTATTAAATCCAAAAGCTGATTCATCAGCTTGAGAAGCCGCAGCGCATTGTTGCGAACCACATTCAAGTTCTTGGTTTGATGGGGCTCTAGATGACCCTCTTTATCTTTCAGCATCATCTCCACAGGCGCCAGAATCAGCGTCAGAGGCGTACGAAGCTCATGAGAAATATTGCCAAAGAACTGGGTCTTGAGGCGATCGAGCTCTTGGAGTTTGAGATAGGCGGTTTCTAAATTGATCTTCGCTATAAATTCTCTCCAGCGTTGTTGGTAACCAAGTCGTGAAGAAACGAGAGAGATCAGGAGAGTCGTAACCAGAAAAAAGTTATTGTTCAAAAAGATAGCCCAATCTGTAATTTTATCGGAAATAAGAATGGGAATTAAATAAAAGACATAAATGAGAATGCCTGTGATCAGCATATCTTTAATTTTCCAAGGAAGGAGGCCCATGGCAAGGATTACGGTGTTGAGACCCGCATAATAACTGCTTTCATAACCCCCAACAAATCTAATCATGGTCGCAATCATTAAAGATACAGACAGAGCAACGATCACTCCCATTTGTTTTGAAAATTTCTTAAAAAAAGTTGAATAGGAAAGACAAAAAATTAAAAACATAATGGTACTTGTGGTCAATCGTAAAGTGAGAAAAAGTTTGAAAAATCGAGGTGTGGTTAAGATATCTAACAATATGAAAGGAGGTATCAAGGAAAAACCGAGACAGGCAATGACTCTTGTTCGTTTGATAAGGAGTTCTTGTGTTTCGACTTGAAATCTTTCTTGAATATTAGCTGGAGACGATGTCTCGCA
Coding sequences:
- the hemB gene encoding porphobilinogen synthase, with translation MPYPIHRLRRLRQNKILRSSIDQVLKEIKEAVSLGIPAFLLFGIPTSKNAQGTEAYGSGGIVQKAVRAIKKEFPEILVITDVCLCEYMDHGHCGTLKDQNSKFKIQNLKEVIIDNDLTLKLLQKTALSHVESGADIVAPSGMMDGMVQSIRMALDQKGFQDTPILSYAAKFASGFYGPFRDAAESPPQFGDRKSYQMPFSNREEALREIALDIEEGADMVMVKPALAYLDIIRDIREKFHIPVAAYHVSGEYSMVKAAHEKGWLSEKEIVLEILTASRRAGAHILITYWAKDVAKWFKAR
- a CDS encoding AbrB/MazE/SpoVT family DNA-binding domain-containing protein, producing the protein MIFAKISSKNQLTLPKDIVRSLGLRRGDLLSVRRLDNKIILVPQSFEDKYPEDLLERLEKKLSKGLLPKEKKFSSKRDLLEDLDK